DNA sequence from the Desulfobulbaceae bacterium genome:
GGAGGGATGGAGTGTTGTTTGAAGATCTTGGCTTGTATGGCATCGTCGCCACCAACAGGTGTTCCAGTTGCTTCTGCCATAAAAACGGTGGAGATTGTGTGCAGGCGAGCATCGCGGCCTGGATCGGAATAGGTTCTGAATTGTCCGGTCAGTTTCACGGTTAAGTTGGTTTCTTCTTCTGCCTCTCGCACAGCGGCTTCTTCAAGACTTTCTCCGTAGTCAACGAATCCACCGGGAAGTGCCCAGCCGTATGGGGGATTTTTCCTTTCTATGAGTACAATCCCTCCGTCAATAGTAATGATAATATCAACGGTGGGAACCGGGTTTTTAAACTCCTTTATGACCAGACCGCATTGAGGGCATTTCATTGGCAAATTTTCTGGATAGTTGACCAGGAGTCCACCATGTCCAAATTGTGGCGGCCCTGGTTCCATGGTTGCGTGTAAACGAGTGGGCAGCTTTCCAGGTGATAGGCAAGTTCAATACAGGTTTCAGCGCGGTCGTCTATGAAGTAGCGCAGGCCAAGATTTTTTATGAAAGCTGGCTTGCCGTCATGATCACCCATGGCAATGAGGCGGGTGTTTTTATAGACCTTGGGACCAAGAACCCATTCGAGCCATTCAGCAATTGGCTCCTTAAGCGGTCGTGCTGTTATAAATGATAAGGGTGCCTTTTTGGAAAGCTCGGTAAGAACCTCTACGGCTCCTAACATGGGTTTTAAATCGGCTTCGATTGGGTTTTTCATCAGTTTTTCAAAAATAGTGTCAAGGTTGTGAGAGTTGGTGTTCAACAAAAACTGGTGGTCTTGTGCTACGTACTAGGTAACTTGCTTGACAAATTGAGTCAAGAGATGCATTATGCCCTCGTATCATTCAAAAGAAAAATCGATAGAAAACATGACGTATTAACTGCTGTATTGTCGTCGAGTCAAGACGATATCGCTGCCATTCTGAAATCTATATTGCTGTCGTATTGAGAACACCGTCGTATTAAACCACAGCGCTGGAGCACTTACATGAAGTTACCTTCGTTAACCATCGGACAATATACAGCTCCAATCCCACTTATCCAGGGGGGGATGTCTATTCGAGTTTCCACGGCGGCACTGTGCGCACCGGTTGCAGATTGT
Encoded proteins:
- a CDS encoding NUDIX hydrolase; this encodes MKCPQCGLVIKEFKNPVPTVDIIITIDGGIVLIERKNPPYGWALPGGFVDYGESLEEAAVREAEEETNLTVKLTGQFRTYSDPGRDARLHTISTVFMAEATGTPVGGDDAIQAKIFKQHSIPP